The genomic region AATGGTGGGAAGCAATTGTGGCCATTGAATCTTTTGGTAGACGTTCCATCGCCATGTACATGTGGGAATTTAGAGATGGGAAGTGGAAGAGAAAGCACAAGTTTAGCATTAGAAGCGTGGATGAGTGGAACAAAGTAAAAGATTCCGTTGAGAAACTTTTGCCGAAAATCTCAAAAGAGAAATAGCGTTACTTTGTTTTCTTTTGTTTGGCTTTATAAGTGAATTAGTTGTAACCTAACATTTTGCGATATATTTACATGTTATGATGAAAACCTTTAGTTTAGCCTTTTCTGTCAAATATAGCAAGTATCTTGGCTCTTTTTATCAAAGTTTGCCTATTTAAAGGTTATTTTGAGTTTTAACGTTAACTAGGATGCGGTGTAAGTGATTGATTTCGTGGAAGTATTCATTGGAGAAAATAGATGGCGAATTAGAGCTTGCAAAGAAAAAGAAACAAGCTTTGGAGAAATTGTTTGAAGCAGGAAAAGTTTCGCAGCCAACTTACGACTCGTTTAGCAATGAAGTTGCTGAGGCCATAGCTGAGATCGAGGCAAAACAGATTTCCTTGGGGGAAAAGATGAAGACAAAGATAAGTGAACTGGAGCAGCAGCTGAAAACGTTGGAGTTCCTACTTGTAAACTCTGAAATTCGTCACGTTTCCGGAGAAATTGAAGAAGAGGCATACAACCGTGAATGCAACGTGCTTTCATTGGGATTGGAGACAACAAGGCAAGAACTCGACGAAATTAAAGAAGCAATCTCTGACCTTAGCGAACAAAACATAGGTCTTTCACCCCCCCCGCCGCTTCAAGTTGAAGAAGCAGAAGCAGCTCCTGTTGAACCAGAAACTGAGGAGCGACTTGAGATAGTTATGGACACCGAGACAACAACTTCGATAGAGACAGCCTTAGAGGAACAACCAACAATCCAAGAAGAAACCGAAGCGGTGCCGGTGGAAACAGTTTCGGAACAAGAAGAGCATGTAGAACCTCCAGTGGAGGAGGCCCAAGAGTCCTTTCGAAACGAAGAGACCCCCTTATCAGAAGAAGCAGAGACATCAGAGACTCTGGAAGACACGCAAGAAACCCAAGAGGAAGTCTCGCAAGAAGTCCCGGACGAAGAGGAGACGGAGCAAGCGCAAGAATAAGCGTTAAGAAAACGCTTCAATCCTTCTTTTTCATTTTACCAGTTTACTTCCTAGCTACTGATGTTTTTTATAGTTGTACGTTTTGATATTGAAAAAGAAGTGTGATTGTTGCGTGTTGGAATAGCTTTTCACGACAAGTATCGAAAGTATGACTTTGGACCTGGGCATCCCTTTAGAGGCGACCGTTTTGACAACGCTATGAAGCTTTTTAAAGAAAAGGGACTACTAAGTTTGCCTAACGTCAGCATTTTAAAACCTCAAATCGCTATGTTGAAAGATTTGTTGCGGGTTCACGACAAAAGCTACGTTGACTTGATTTTCGACTTTGCAAAAAAAAGTAGACCTTATGACCTTGACACGCCTTTATCGCCCAGCATACTTGAAGCAGCACTGCATATTATGGGTGGAGCGTTGAAAATTGGAAAGTCTCTTTATGGCGGAGAGATCGAACGCGGAGTTTCACTTGGTGGTGGGCTTCATCATGCGGGCAATAACTTCGGTGGTGGATTCTGCATCTTCAACGATGTCGCCATACTGGCTAGGTATCTTCAGGAGAAGCATGGGGTTAAACGTGTTTTGATTTTGGATTATGATGTGCACGCTGGAAACGGCACCAGTGACGTTTTCTATTCTGACCCTTCGGTACTGTTTATTTCAGTGCATCAAGACCCGAAAACTCTTTTTCCAGGCACTGGTTTTGTCGGTCAGATTGGTAGGGGTGAGGGCGAGGGGTTTAATGTTAATGTGCCTTTGCCGCCTGGAACTGGTAATGTGACGTATTTCTTTGTGTTAAGGGAGATTTTTGTTCCTCTTGCTAAGGAGTTCAAGCCTGATGTTGTTCTGGCGAATGGTGGGAGTGATCCGCATTTTGCTGACATTCTTGGTAGTTTGGGTTTGACTG from Candidatus Bathyarchaeota archaeon harbors:
- a CDS encoding CdvA-like protein, which translates into the protein MISWKYSLEKIDGELELAKKKKQALEKLFEAGKVSQPTYDSFSNEVAEAIAEIEAKQISLGEKMKTKISELEQQLKTLEFLLVNSEIRHVSGEIEEEAYNRECNVLSLGLETTRQELDEIKEAISDLSEQNIGLSPPPPLQVEEAEAAPVEPETEERLEIVMDTETTTSIETALEEQPTIQEETEAVPVETVSEQEEHVEPPVEEAQESFRNEETPLSEEAETSETLEDTQETQEEVSQEVPDEEETEQAQE